The DNA sequence AGAGTGGTTACAAACGATGAAAGCACTAGGTGTCAATCGTCTGAGCTTTGGAGTGCAAAGTTTTAACGCAGAAAAACTCACATTTTTGGGGCGTAACCATACACCCAAAATTGCACTTCATGCCATCGAAAATGCAGCCAATAGTGGCATTCAAAACATCTCACTTGATCTTATCTATGGTACAACACTTGATACGCCATCTCTTTTAGCAGAAGATCTCAAAATCGCGCAATCATTGCCGCTTAATCATCTCAGCGCTTATGCGCTTACGCTTGAAGAGGATACCCCTTTTTACAAAAGAAACGATGTCGCTAATGGCTCTGAGGAGCTTGCAAAACATTTTGTACAAGAGATCATTCAAGCAGGTTTCCCCCAATATGAAATTTCTAATTTTGGAACATACCAAAGTGCTCACAATAAAGGGTATTGGCAACATCAAGACTATCTAGGCGTTGGGGCTGGGGCTGTTGGATTTTTAAAAAACAGACGTTTTTATCCGAGCAAAGACATTGAAACATACATCAAAAATCCTCTTTTACAAGAGGTTGAAGCATTAAGCCTGGATGATTTACATGTAGAAAAACTTTTCTTAGGACTTCGAAGCATTATTGGTGTTTCGTTAGACGAATTTAGTCCAAAAGAGATGAAGAGAATTAATCTTTTAGTGGAAGAAAACAAGCTTACATGTAAAGATAATCGCGTCTTTAACAATGACTATTTTTTAAGTGATGAAATAGCCCTCTTTATCACTCACTAAGGTTCTCTTCCAACGCCACTTGCAGAAGTGCTTTTGCCGCTTCACGTCCTTCATTGACAATATGTTTGACTTGAAGTGCTTTAAGCAATTTTTTCTCATCATAATCACTTGCCTTTGCAACGATTTTGATCGGTGCATCAAACGATTTTAATACTTCACATAGAAGGATTAATTTTTTTTCGTTATTGATAGCAATAATAACCGCTTTGGCATCTTCTACAAAAGCATTTTGAAGAATACTTTTCTCAGCGGCATTTCCAAAATAAACAGGTTCACCCCTACTTTGTCCTAACTTCACAAGCGTTATATCATGCTCTAAAACCAAGTAATTGACATTCATTTTTTTAAGACGATAAACAATCTCTTGCCCCAATTTTCCATAACCACATACGATAATATGATCTTTAATCCCTGAAGAATGAATCATAAAGTCACCATTATTTGGCTCTTTGGTAATGGAGTTGACGATTTTTTTCATATTTTTCAAAATAAAAGGCGTCATGATCATTGATAAAACAACCGTTACAATGAGAATTTGAGATGTTTTGGTGCTTATGAGATGCGATGAACTTGTAAGCGCTAAGATCGCTAGCGAAAATTCACCACCTTGGCAGAGAGCCAATCCTGTCTTAAGCGCAATTCTTCCACCCACAGAAAAGAATAAAATCGCAAAAACAACCAACGTTTTAAATGCCATCATGACACCCAAAAAGAGTAAAATTGTGCCATAATTTTGTGCGATTAAAGTAAGATCGATCTGCATACCAACCGTAATAAAAAAAAGACCCAATAAAAGGTCGCGAAAAGGTACAAGGTCGGCTTCAATCTGGTGCTTATACTGCGTTTCAGACATCATCATTCCCGCCAAAAATGCACCCAATGAGTACGAAAATCCTAAAGAATGTGCTAAAAATGAGGCACCCACAACCAGTAATAAAACCGAAGCAATAAAAATTTCTTGGGTATCTGCCCAAACAACCAGCGATAAAAAACGATTGAGCAAATACTTTCCGACTAAAAACATCAACCCTAAAATGATAACAACACTGTAAAACGTTTCTAAAAGAAGGGCTGAAAGCGAACTGGTTTGATTGGAAAATATGTTGATCATCAAAAGAATAGGAATTACCGCAATATCCTGAAAAAGAAGAATGCCCAGAGCCTTACGTCCATAAACGGTGTGAATCGTTCCGCTATCGTTTAGAATTTTTAAAACAATCGCTGTCGAAGAGAGCGCAAGGGCATAACCAATGATGATGGCACTTTTCTTTTCAATTCCAAAGAAATACTCAGCACCTAAGGCAATGACACCTCCAACCAAAGAGACTTGCAACAAACCATAAAAGAAAACATCTTTTTTCATGCCCAAAAGATGTTTTATTGAAAATTCAAGTCCAATCGTAAACATTAAAAAAACAATACCAAACTCGGCAATATGCGTTAAAGATTCATTATTACGACCCAAATTGTACATGTAAGCAATGGCAAATCCTGTGATGATATACCCAATAATCGTTGGTATATTAAAACGCTTCAACAAAATGTTAAAGAGAGTTGCTATGGCAGTTGCACTCAAAATGATCGCTAATAAATTATCCACACTTACTCCCCAAATAAAATGATTTCGTAACTATTTTTATGTTTAACCAAAGGATTTTTGGTTTGTGTACTTTTTTTAGAAAGACCACTTAATTCTGAACGTAAACTCTCGACCAATACTTCAAAATCATCGATTTTCTCTTTGAGTTGCATAATAATATCAACACCAGCAAGATTGACACCAAGATCGCGCGTGAGTCGTTGAATCATTTTAATCTTATCAATATCACGTTGCGAATAAAGCCTCATTTTGCCATCAGTACGTGATGGTAACACCAACCCTTCTCTCTCATATTGACGAAGCGTTTGAGGATGGATGGTTAACACTTTGGCAACAACACTAATCAAATAAACTGGTTCTTCATACCCATGATGCATGGCATACTCCTCGTAAGCTTAATTTGGTAAATTTGCTTCCATCATTGTCTTCAAAGCGCTATCCAATGAAGCAATGGGTGGAAGAACGATGTTGGCCACTAAGTACAAATCACCCTTATTTTGGTTTTTTCGATTCAGCGCACCATACTCTTTAACTCTAAATTTTTGTCCATTTTTTGTATCTTCTTTGACTTTGAGCGTGATCTCTTTATAGAGTGTATCCACTGCGATTTTGCCACCAAACAGCGCCGTTTTAAGAGGAATGTCTATGGTTTTAATCAAATCATCGCCTTCTCTGGTATACTCAGGACTTGATGCCACTTCAACACTTAAGATCAGATCGCCTTTTTGACCTTGAAATGACTTTCCTTTATCTTTAACACGCATCTTTTCGCCATTTTTAATGCCCGCTGGAATCTTTACATCAAAGCTTTCGTTATTGTAGGAGAGAGAGTGTTTTCCTCCTAAAATAGCCACATTAAAAGGAATAATAATTTTAGCACTTACATCTAAGTCAGGCTCACTAAAGCCTCCAAATCCACCACCGCCAAAACCGCCTCCGCTGAAGCCTCCAAATCCACCGCTTCGTCCACCGCCGCTAAAGCCGCCGAAACCGCCTCCGCCACCAAAGATGCTACGCAAGATGTCATCTAAATTAGCACCCCCTTGAGCATTTGCAAAATCATGGAAATTTTGTCCACCGAACATGTTGTCACCGTATTGATCATACTGACGACGTTTCTGTTCATCACTTAAAATCTCATAAGCGGCGTTAATCTCTTTAAATTTTTCCTCAGCACCGGCATCTTTGTTAATGTCAGGATGATATTTGCGAGCTAAACGTCGATAAGCTTTCTTAATCTCTTCTGCACTCGCGTCTTGAGAGACGTCTAATGTCTCATATAAACTCTTACTCATGACTTCTAACCTTGTATAAATATTTATAGTGATTATAACACAAAAGTTTAGTCTAGGTCAATCAACTTGACTGCCTATTTTCTTAATATTTACTTTATATTTACCTCTCTCCCTTATAATTTCATCTAAGGAAACTATTAAGGAGTTTAACCATGAAAAAAATCGTTTTTTTATCACTCATTGCATCCCTCGCTCTTTTTGGAGCAACCATAGAAATTGCTCAAATGCCCAAAGATTCACAGCACGTTGACGCCACCTCCCCCAATGTTGTCCTCTCTTACAATAACGCTATTAAAGAGATAAAAAAGAGTGTTGTAAACATTGCAACCACTAAAAAAAGTAAACAAAATGATCAACTCAATGAGCTTATGCAAAATCCGTTCTTTAAAGAGTTTTTTGGAAACAAAATACCTGAATTAAAGCAGCAAGAACGTAAATCTCACTCACTAGGTTCTGGTGTTATCATCTCAGCTAATGGCTACATCGTAACCAATTACCATGTGGTTGAAGGTGCTGATGAAATTGTCATTACACTTCCTAATGATGAGAAAGAGTATAAAGCTAAAGTGATTGGCGAGGATTCTAAAACGGATCTTGCTGTTGTCAAAATTGAAGCAAAAGATTTGCAAGTGGCTAAATTTGGCGACTCATCAAATCTGCTTGAAGGTGATGTTGTTTTTGCTATCGGTAACCCTTTTGGCGTAGGCGAGACGATAACACACGGTATTATCTCTGCGCTTAATAAAAATAATGTCGGACTCAATCAATACGAAAATTTCATTCAAACCGATGCCTCTATCAACCCTGGAAATTCAGGAGGTGCGCTTGTTGATAGTAGAGGCGCACTCATTGGTATTAACAGTGCTATTCTCTCCAAAGGCGGTGGCAACAATGGAATTGGCTTTGCAATTCCTTCCAATATGGTTCAAAAAATTGCTACCTCGCTCATTGAAACCGGTAAAATTGAGAGAGGATTTATGGGTGTGTCCATTTCTGACCTTACCAATGACCTTAAAGAGCTTTATGAGAATAAACAAGGTGCGCTTATCTTGATGATTGAGAAAAATTCTCCCGCTGAAAAAGGTGGATTGCAGGTATCTGATCTTATTCTCGAAGTTGATGGTGTCAAGATTAAAAACTCAAATGAGCTTAAAAATACAGTAGCTGCTATTGCGCCAGATAAAACGATTACCATTACTTACGAACGTGATAAAAAAGTGAAAAGTACTAAAATTAAACTTGCAAAAATGGACGCTGAAAAAGCGACAAGTGATATCGAGGGAAAAACCAGTACAAGCCCTATTGAAGGGTTGAGTCTTTTAGAAATTAATGATAAAACAAGAGCTCAGTACCAAATTCCAAAAGAGATTGAGGGTATACTTATTTTAGATGTCAAAGAAGATTCAAAAGCTGAAAAAATGGGCTTTAGAGAGGGTGATATTATTATTCAAGTGGAACAAGTGCGCATTACTTCATTGAAAGATTTGAATAATGCACTCAAAGAGTATAAAAGTAGTAAAAAGCGTGTCATCATTAATCGCCAAAACTATCGTGCTATCCTTGTCATGCCCTAATATTTAGGAGGCAAACGCCTCCTAAATAAGTTATAATACCCTTTACATGTAAGGAGTTAGTGTATGACAAACGTTTTGATGATCGAAGATGATTTGGAGCTTGCTGAGATTTTGATGGAATACTTAGAACAGTTTGATATTGCTATTACCATCGCAGAAGATCCTTATCTTGGACTCTCAACGCTTGATACACAAAAATTTGATTTAGTGATATTAGACCTTACACTTCCTGGTCTTGATGGTCTTGAGGTTTGCAAAGAGATTCGAAAGCGTCATACCGTACCCATTATTATATCCTCAGCACGCACAGACATTACCGACAAAGTAACTGCTTTGGAAAATGGTGCAGATGATTATTTGCCAAAGCCTTACAATCCTAGAGAACTGCAAGCACGTATTATGAGTTTACTGCGTAGGCAAAAAGGCGTTGTTGCAACAGAACAAAATGTTCAAAAGCCGAAAGATTTGGTCTTAAATGAAGAGCAAATGAGTATTTTATTGCGAGGAAAAGAGCTCCATTTGACTGCCGCAGAATACGGAATACTTGGCTATCTCATGAAAAAAGAAGGTGGTGTTGTCTCACGTGAAGAACTGATCTATAATATCGAAGCTATTAGTGAAGAGACCACCAATAAAAGCATTGATGTCATTATTGGACGAATTCGACAAAAATTGGGTGAGAACCCAAAAGAACCCACTTACATTCACGCCATTCGAGGCGTAGGATACAAGTTTTTACAATGACAAAATCTTCTATCTTTTACAGTATCACCTTTATTTTTGCCATCAGCATCGTCAGTATCTTTCTAGCGCTCCTTTTTTTATTGGAGTACGACAAACAAACCTACACTGAAAAACTCAATACAAAATACTCTATTATTGCACGTGCAACACTTTTTCATCTCAATAATTTTATCACGAATGATGAGCTCAAAAAGCAGGTACAAGGCTACCGTATGCGCGAGATCACCGAAAAAGAGACTCAAGAGCAAATCATTAAAAGTGCCCAAGTTATTCAAAAAATTTCTGATCGCATTGGAACCAGCGCAATTTTGCGTTATGACAATGACCACTACCTCTATATTGAGACAAAATACTCTTCACTCCTTCTTAAAGATGAAGATTTTCAGCCTTACCGCTATGATTTGATTAAAATTATCTTTGGCGTTGTCTTTGCCATTATTATCGTTGCTTATATCCTAACGATTCGAAAGTTAAAGCCTCTGCGCAAGCTTAAACGCCAAATGGATCGTTTTGCCAAAGGCGATCTTGATATTAACTGCAAAACCGATGGTGAAGATGAAATCTCCCAAGTCGCAAACTCTTTTCACAATGCCGTCGAACAGATCAATAAACTTAACCACTCAAGGCAGCTTTTTTTACGCAACATTATGCACGAGCTCAAAACACCTATTACCAAAGGACGTATTAGTGCAGAGATGCTTGAAAATGGAAAACAACGCGATCGCCTCATTAGTACATTTGAGAAACTCGAGCTTCTCATTAATGAATTTGCTTCCATTGAGCAAATCACTTCTGGTGAAGGACTTAAAAATGTCAAACCATACCGTTTGGTCGATATGCTGGATGAAGCGATAGATCTTGCCATGATTTCGCCATCACAAATTGACATTGAATTGGATGATGAAATTATTTTACATGTAGACTTTAGGCTCTTTACAACTGCTATGAAAAATGTCATTGACAATGGCATAAAATACTCTATCGACCAAAAGATAAAGATTGTAGCCACCAAAGAAAAGATCTCTTTTGTCAGCCAAGGCAAACCTCTTAGTTATGATCTGGAACACTATTTAGAGCCTTTTGTTCAGGAAAAGAACTCACATCAAAGTTTTGGATTGGGACTCTATATTGTGTATCACATCATCAAAGCACATCATATAAGCTTTACCTATGAACACAAAGAGGGATATAATTATTTTAATTTCGAAAAAATTGAAACGTTAGCGTAAATTTTAGAGTACAATAAAATAATATAGGTATATACAAAGGAGTTATTATGTCTGGGATCGCTTTTTCAAAGATCAATCTTGCTCATCTAATAGACCACCATATCGCCTTACTAGAACGCTTTGGCATTAAAGATGAAGCCCCTTTTGCGTTAATTTTCTTTTCATTAGAAGATCGTAAAGAAGTCGATAGTTTAGAGATGTTCCAACGCATTCTTCGCCGTACAGATGCCATTTTTAATCATAGCAATCATTACGTGGTCATGCTAACAGGAACAGATTGGAATGGTGCAACAGAAGTACTTTCAGGAATTCAAGGGTTTTTAGATCAAGAACCTCATGATAATGTTGTCACTTATCCAGAAGATGGACTTGATGCTAAAACACTTCTCCATAAACTTCACGATATTGTTGAAGAAAACTCCAATATTACAACTGATTTATTGAAGTAGGCTTTTAAAAAGCCTACTTTTTCTACTCGTTTCTAAGTGTGTCTAAAACATTGATTTGTGTTGCTTTATAGGCAGGATAGTACGAAGAGAGAGCCACAATAACACTTGTGCCTACTACGATCAATATAAAATCGAGCATTGAAAGATCAAGTGGCAATTTAGCTGTTCCATACACATCGGCAGGAAGCGATACAATATCAAATGAACCTAACAGAAGCAGCGTTACGGAGCCTAAAAGAATACCAAATAGCATCCCTCCTCCTCCAATCACAAGCCCTAAATAGAAAAAAGTATTTTTAATCTCTTTTTTATAGGCACCGAGTGACAATAAAAGAGCAATCTCTTTTCTTCTATTCATAACCGTCATTAAAAGTGAGCTGATAATATTTAAAGAAGCAATCAAAATAATCAACATTAAAACGATAAAAAGAGCTCTTTTTTCAAGGGCCAGTGCTGCAAAAAAGTTACCGTTCATCTGCCACCAACCAACAATGCCCAAATCATCAGGGAGAACTTTACGGATTTTTTCAATATCGGCAAATGGATCATCTGAGTAGATATGAATTCCATCAAAATGCCCTTCATCATACTGCATGACTTGTGCTAGTGAATCAAGTGTCGTGTACATGTAACTTTTATCATACGCCATTAAACCCGAACGAAAAGAGCCTTGATAATTAAAGCGTTTCATTTTCGGTATTAAACTCATACCGCCAGGATCATTTTTTGTAAAAATAAGCGTTGCTTTTTCATCTGGAGCAAAAAGATGCGTTTTAGCAATCTCACTTCCTGTAATAAGATCGTACTTATCTAAAGTCTTGCCTTTAGTCGCCTCAGCAATGATCGAATTGATCTTTGCTTCTTGCTCAAAATCAACACCAAAAAGCATGCCGCCTTCTAAGCGATTACCTTTTTTGATAATCACTTGTGTCGAAATATAAGGGCTAAACTTGAGTTTTGGAAACTGCTCTTTAAGCGCATTTAAATGTGCCTGATCAACCGGCGAAAAACTGCGTGAATAGATGGAAAG is a window from the Sulfurospirillum oryzae genome containing:
- the hemW gene encoding radical SAM family heme chaperone HemW, which codes for MLAYLHIPFCDSKCHYCAFNSYENKGTLKQNYMHHITTQLRFELEKFNAQKESITSLFIGGGTPSTISASWYEPFFEMIVPYLSPDAEVTSEANPHSATKEWLQTMKALGVNRLSFGVQSFNAEKLTFLGRNHTPKIALHAIENAANSGIQNISLDLIYGTTLDTPSLLAEDLKIAQSLPLNHLSAYALTLEEDTPFYKRNDVANGSEELAKHFVQEIIQAGFPQYEISNFGTYQSAHNKGYWQHQDYLGVGAGAVGFLKNRRFYPSKDIETYIKNPLLQEVEALSLDDLHVEKLFLGLRSIIGVSLDEFSPKEMKRINLLVEENKLTCKDNRVFNNDYFLSDEIALFITH
- a CDS encoding Do family serine endopeptidase; translated protein: MKKIVFLSLIASLALFGATIEIAQMPKDSQHVDATSPNVVLSYNNAIKEIKKSVVNIATTKKSKQNDQLNELMQNPFFKEFFGNKIPELKQQERKSHSLGSGVIISANGYIVTNYHVVEGADEIVITLPNDEKEYKAKVIGEDSKTDLAVVKIEAKDLQVAKFGDSSNLLEGDVVFAIGNPFGVGETITHGIISALNKNNVGLNQYENFIQTDASINPGNSGGALVDSRGALIGINSAILSKGGGNNGIGFAIPSNMVQKIATSLIETGKIERGFMGVSISDLTNDLKELYENKQGALILMIEKNSPAEKGGLQVSDLILEVDGVKIKNSNELKNTVAAIAPDKTITITYERDKKVKSTKIKLAKMDAEKATSDIEGKTSTSPIEGLSLLEINDKTRAQYQIPKEIEGILILDVKEDSKAEKMGFREGDIIIQVEQVRITSLKDLNNALKEYKSSKKRVIINRQNYRAILVMP
- a CDS encoding ABC transporter permease yields the protein MQKNLSLYLVKKYLRFDKSQPFITVISLLAFFGVAIGLTVLMVAMAIMNGFDKEFEKKLFTMNYPLSIYSRSFSPVDQAHLNALKEQFPKLKFSPYISTQVIIKKGNRLEGGMLFGVDFEQEAKINSIIAEATKGKTLDKYDLITGSEIAKTHLFAPDEKATLIFTKNDPGGMSLIPKMKRFNYQGSFRSGLMAYDKSYMYTTLDSLAQVMQYDEGHFDGIHIYSDDPFADIEKIRKVLPDDLGIVGWWQMNGNFFAALALEKRALFIVLMLIILIASLNIISSLLMTVMNRRKEIALLLSLGAYKKEIKNTFFYLGLVIGGGGMLFGILLGSVTLLLLGSFDIVSLPADVYGTAKLPLDLSMLDFILIVVGTSVIVALSSYYPAYKATQINVLDTLRNE
- a CDS encoding ArsS family sensor histidine kinase, producing MTKSSIFYSITFIFAISIVSIFLALLFLLEYDKQTYTEKLNTKYSIIARATLFHLNNFITNDELKKQVQGYRMREITEKETQEQIIKSAQVIQKISDRIGTSAILRYDNDHYLYIETKYSSLLLKDEDFQPYRYDLIKIIFGVVFAIIIVAYILTIRKLKPLRKLKRQMDRFAKGDLDINCKTDGEDEISQVANSFHNAVEQINKLNHSRQLFLRNIMHELKTPITKGRISAEMLENGKQRDRLISTFEKLELLINEFASIEQITSGEGLKNVKPYRLVDMLDEAIDLAMISPSQIDIELDDEIILHVDFRLFTTAMKNVIDNGIKYSIDQKIKIVATKEKISFVSQGKPLSYDLEHYLEPFVQEKNSHQSFGLGLYIVYHIIKAHHISFTYEHKEGYNYFNFEKIETLA
- a CDS encoding heat shock protein transcriptional repressor HspR, whose product is MHHGYEEPVYLISVVAKVLTIHPQTLRQYEREGLVLPSRTDGKMRLYSQRDIDKIKMIQRLTRDLGVNLAGVDIIMQLKEKIDDFEVLVESLRSELSGLSKKSTQTKNPLVKHKNSYEIILFGE
- a CDS encoding cation:proton antiporter codes for the protein MDNLLAIILSATAIATLFNILLKRFNIPTIIGYIITGFAIAYMYNLGRNNESLTHIAEFGIVFLMFTIGLEFSIKHLLGMKKDVFFYGLLQVSLVGGVIALGAEYFFGIEKKSAIIIGYALALSSTAIVLKILNDSGTIHTVYGRKALGILLFQDIAVIPILLMINIFSNQTSSLSALLLETFYSVVIILGLMFLVGKYLLNRFLSLVVWADTQEIFIASVLLLVVGASFLAHSLGFSYSLGAFLAGMMMSETQYKHQIEADLVPFRDLLLGLFFITVGMQIDLTLIAQNYGTILLFLGVMMAFKTLVVFAILFFSVGGRIALKTGLALCQGGEFSLAILALTSSSHLISTKTSQILIVTVVLSMIMTPFILKNMKKIVNSITKEPNNGDFMIHSSGIKDHIIVCGYGKLGQEIVYRLKKMNVNYLVLEHDITLVKLGQSRGEPVYFGNAAEKSILQNAFVEDAKAVIIAINNEKKLILLCEVLKSFDAPIKIVAKASDYDEKKLLKALQVKHIVNEGREAAKALLQVALEENLSE
- a CDS encoding response regulator transcription factor, with protein sequence MTNVLMIEDDLELAEILMEYLEQFDIAITIAEDPYLGLSTLDTQKFDLVILDLTLPGLDGLEVCKEIRKRHTVPIIISSARTDITDKVTALENGADDYLPKPYNPRELQARIMSLLRRQKGVVATEQNVQKPKDLVLNEEQMSILLRGKELHLTAAEYGILGYLMKKEGGVVSREELIYNIEAISEETTNKSIDVIIGRIRQKLGENPKEPTYIHAIRGVGYKFLQ
- a CDS encoding DnaJ C-terminal domain-containing protein → MSKSLYETLDVSQDASAEEIKKAYRRLARKYHPDINKDAGAEEKFKEINAAYEILSDEQKRRQYDQYGDNMFGGQNFHDFANAQGGANLDDILRSIFGGGGGFGGFSGGGRSGGFGGFSGGGFGGGGFGGFSEPDLDVSAKIIIPFNVAILGGKHSLSYNNESFDVKIPAGIKNGEKMRVKDKGKSFQGQKGDLILSVEVASSPEYTREGDDLIKTIDIPLKTALFGGKIAVDTLYKEITLKVKEDTKNGQKFRVKEYGALNRKNQNKGDLYLVANIVLPPIASLDSALKTMMEANLPN